From Leptotrichia wadei, one genomic window encodes:
- the smc gene encoding chromosome segregation protein SMC, whose product MYLKALELTGFKSFANKTIVEFDSGITSIVGPNGSGKSNILDAILWVLGEQSYKNIRAKESSDIIFSGGKNKKPKSMAEVSLIIDNGDRYLDIDFSEVKITRRIFKTGENEYLINNKKSRLKDIHTLFMDTGIGKQAYSIIGQGRVERIIGSSPKELKEIIEEAAGVKRAKIEKDESEKKLQDLKNEIEKIDYVEKDLKHRVDYLKIEQEKAKLFREYSKKIDVHKFMVLEYGVNEKTSLKYEYEEKSQEVREELERGEKTFSEKQAELEKTNEIRVELQENLKNKKNERNKNFENLEMLKEEYSKLVNQNSNLETEANEKARRKGILEKDIEEKEKILNDSKSELELMTKDLAEKEREKNELEAKVKGVKRKSDEIALELKERTQKNSNFEVDKIKVAGENEDLEKRVFGATNENKRQIAEKMGLEDEFDRISQEKKAYEVQKSEKEKQKFEREQKIQKLNEKTDELRKEYSEINKKKNESSYKLENFQVRQKAIANAIEKNETFNQSVKHILNEKIDGVIGAFVNLIDVPAGFEEAVQTLSGGMFRDIVVRDSEIGKKCIEILKRKKLGRASFLPVEDIRVSKINENLPVIEKILQKSNFQNRMPQEEIQNIISNTKGKNGIIDFARNIVKADKKFVNENIEKVIQFVYGNSVVVENLEVGTELLKKGFNDRIVTLEGDIITSRGRMTGGHSFKGKDEILERKKELKHLKGEIEENKKDLDKFEKKLSEIVLEAEKVGKEKEEEEKLFENFKNDYQSFNENYDDFSIKFSRKQREINTLNYEISESRKFILEKETKIKENLELIQNIEKYIEENNLKMENLREELKKLENIDEFIQRLNVADKEYEVLKVRTDNNKNRFGEIEADYRKLLREKAELIEFEKRKDLLGRELMDKISKLKSEIGENEKNRKSIFGEIQEIEKEIQKVEGSERKLIAEIKGIEMNILKYKNEYEKIIEKITRNNSELEFQTSEFKELENDEILNDEEYFEIASEEELADIKRKLASNERSRMNIGAVNMASIEEYEHENERYQSIAAQKKDLLESRESLLGFIREIEEEVTSKFFMAYEQINKNFQYMCETILNGAKGILKMTDPENLLTTGLELSVKYKNKPEQTLLLLSGGEKSMLAVSFIMAIFMFKPSPFTFFDEIEAALDEKNTKKIVELLHQFINKSQFILITHNKETMKGSHRLYGVTMNKEIGETKIVSVDV is encoded by the coding sequence ATGTACTTAAAAGCATTGGAGTTGACGGGATTTAAATCATTTGCAAATAAAACTATTGTGGAGTTTGACAGTGGAATTACTTCCATTGTTGGACCTAACGGGAGCGGAAAGAGTAATATTCTGGATGCGATTTTGTGGGTTTTAGGAGAGCAGAGCTATAAGAATATACGGGCTAAGGAGAGTTCGGATATTATTTTTTCTGGCGGGAAGAATAAAAAGCCAAAGTCTATGGCAGAGGTTAGCCTAATTATTGATAATGGAGACAGATATTTGGATATTGATTTTTCAGAAGTTAAAATTACGAGAAGAATTTTTAAGACTGGGGAAAATGAATATTTGATCAATAATAAAAAATCTAGACTTAAAGATATTCATACTCTTTTTATGGATACTGGAATTGGAAAGCAGGCTTATTCGATAATTGGACAAGGGCGAGTGGAGAGAATTATTGGGTCTTCGCCAAAGGAATTGAAGGAAATTATAGAAGAGGCGGCTGGAGTAAAAAGAGCTAAGATTGAAAAGGATGAGTCTGAGAAAAAGCTGCAGGATTTGAAAAATGAGATTGAAAAGATTGATTATGTGGAAAAGGATTTGAAGCATCGGGTTGATTATTTGAAGATTGAGCAGGAAAAGGCAAAACTTTTTAGAGAATATAGTAAAAAGATTGATGTTCATAAATTTATGGTTTTAGAGTATGGCGTTAATGAGAAAACTTCGCTGAAGTATGAATATGAGGAGAAAAGTCAGGAAGTAAGGGAAGAACTGGAAAGGGGAGAAAAAACTTTTTCTGAAAAGCAGGCTGAACTTGAAAAAACTAATGAAATTAGAGTGGAACTTCAAGAAAATTTGAAAAATAAAAAAAATGAGAGAAATAAAAATTTTGAAAATCTGGAAATGCTGAAGGAAGAATATTCAAAATTGGTAAATCAAAATTCTAATTTAGAAACTGAAGCTAATGAGAAGGCTAGAAGAAAAGGGATTTTAGAAAAGGATATTGAGGAAAAGGAGAAAATTTTAAACGATTCTAAAAGTGAACTTGAACTTATGACAAAAGATTTGGCTGAAAAGGAACGGGAAAAAAATGAATTGGAGGCTAAAGTTAAGGGGGTGAAAAGGAAAAGTGACGAAATAGCGCTTGAATTGAAGGAGCGGACACAGAAAAACTCTAATTTTGAAGTTGATAAAATAAAAGTAGCTGGGGAAAATGAGGATCTGGAGAAAAGAGTTTTTGGGGCTACGAATGAGAATAAAAGGCAAATTGCTGAAAAGATGGGCCTAGAAGATGAATTTGACAGGATAAGTCAGGAAAAGAAGGCTTACGAAGTGCAGAAATCGGAAAAGGAAAAGCAGAAATTTGAAAGGGAACAGAAAATTCAGAAACTTAATGAAAAAACAGATGAATTGAGAAAAGAATATTCGGAAATTAATAAGAAAAAAAATGAATCCAGTTATAAACTTGAAAACTTTCAGGTTAGGCAAAAGGCTATTGCTAATGCGATTGAAAAAAATGAGACTTTTAACCAGAGCGTGAAGCATATTTTGAATGAAAAAATTGACGGAGTAATTGGGGCTTTTGTTAATCTGATTGATGTTCCAGCAGGATTTGAGGAAGCGGTTCAGACTTTATCTGGCGGAATGTTTCGGGATATTGTTGTAAGGGATAGTGAAATTGGGAAGAAATGTATTGAGATTCTAAAAAGAAAAAAACTTGGAAGGGCTTCATTTTTACCAGTTGAAGATATTCGGGTTTCAAAGATTAATGAAAATTTGCCTGTTATTGAGAAGATTTTGCAAAAAAGTAATTTTCAAAATAGGATGCCGCAGGAGGAAATTCAGAATATTATTTCAAATACAAAGGGGAAAAATGGAATTATTGACTTTGCAAGAAATATCGTAAAAGCCGATAAAAAATTTGTAAATGAAAATATAGAAAAAGTTATTCAGTTTGTTTATGGAAATTCGGTTGTTGTAGAGAATCTGGAAGTTGGGACAGAGCTTTTGAAAAAAGGGTTTAATGACAGGATTGTCACACTTGAAGGGGATATTATTACTTCTCGGGGAAGAATGACTGGCGGACATTCATTTAAGGGGAAAGATGAGATTTTGGAAAGAAAAAAAGAGCTGAAGCATCTGAAAGGTGAGATTGAGGAAAATAAAAAAGATCTTGATAAATTTGAGAAAAAATTATCGGAAATTGTTTTAGAGGCTGAGAAAGTTGGAAAAGAAAAGGAAGAAGAAGAAAAATTATTTGAGAACTTTAAAAATGATTATCAGTCATTTAATGAAAATTATGATGATTTTAGTATTAAATTCAGTCGGAAACAGCGGGAAATTAATACTTTGAACTATGAAATTTCTGAAAGCAGAAAGTTTATTTTGGAGAAGGAAACGAAAATAAAGGAAAATCTGGAATTGATTCAGAATATTGAAAAGTATATTGAAGAGAATAATTTAAAAATGGAAAATTTAAGGGAAGAATTGAAAAAACTTGAAAATATTGATGAATTTATTCAAAGACTGAATGTGGCTGATAAGGAATATGAAGTTTTGAAAGTCAGAACTGATAATAATAAAAATCGGTTTGGGGAAATTGAGGCTGATTATAGGAAACTTTTGAGGGAGAAGGCTGAATTAATTGAATTTGAGAAAAGGAAAGATTTGCTTGGAAGAGAATTAATGGATAAAATTTCAAAATTAAAGTCTGAAATTGGGGAAAATGAAAAAAATAGGAAGAGTATTTTTGGTGAAATTCAAGAAATAGAAAAGGAAATTCAGAAGGTTGAAGGAAGTGAAAGAAAATTAATTGCGGAAATCAAGGGAATTGAGATGAATATCCTGAAATATAAAAATGAATATGAAAAAATAATTGAGAAAATTACTAGAAATAACAGCGAACTTGAGTTTCAGACTTCGGAATTTAAGGAACTTGAAAATGATGAAATTTTGAACGATGAAGAATATTTTGAAATTGCCAGCGAAGAAGAGCTTGCGGATATAAAGAGAAAATTAGCTTCAAATGAAAGAAGCCGTATGAATATTGGAGCGGTAAATATGGCTTCGATAGAAGAATATGAGCATGAAAATGAGCGGTATCAGAGTATTGCGGCACAGAAGAAGGATCTGCTTGAAAGCAGGGAATCATTGCTTGGATTTATCAGGGAAATTGAAGAGGAAGTTACAAGTAAGTTTTTTATGGCTTATGAGCAAATAAATAAAAACTTTCAATATATGTGTGAAACAATTTTAAATGGCGCTAAAGGAATACTGAAAATGACAGATCCTGAAAATTTACTTACAACTGGGCTGGAATTAAGTGTAAAATATAAAAATAAGCCTGAGCAGACGTTACTTTTACTTTCAGGCGGGGAAAAATCAATGCTTGCAGTGTCATTTATAATGGCAATTTTTATGTTTAAACCAAGTCCATTTACATTTTTTGATGAAATTGAAGCGGCGCTTGATGAAAAGAATACGAAGAAGATTGTTGAATTGCTGCATCAGTTTATTAATAAATCGCAGTTTATTCTTATAACTCATAATAAGGAAACGATGAAGGGATCGCATAGGCTGTATGGAGTTACTATGAATAAGGAGATTGGGGAAACTAAGATTGTTTCAGTGGATGTGTAA
- a CDS encoding DUF4280 domain-containing protein, whose amino-acid sequence MNKKCVPEGSFIKCSFAEATNIKRLKVTHNNNVLIYGKKMATEGDKEFLENIPQFDKCKKGECKFCAVGNWEPLGEKAMIGNNRLLLENSKIKCEKGGILSLYLTLEEMMASESLLSLFNSDFPIGQGMELALLTSLGIGGLGVLPRNLFFNFGMPGFVVYGGKNKRNSQELYREAIEEGLKNGKIKKVEKNGNIYYETTEVINYKNYGSIWSGNFVLTEIDGELIVYSKKR is encoded by the coding sequence ATGAATAAAAAATGCGTACCTGAAGGAAGTTTTATAAAATGCAGTTTTGCTGAGGCCACAAATATAAAAAGATTAAAAGTAACTCATAATAATAATGTACTTATATATGGTAAAAAAATGGCGACAGAAGGAGATAAGGAATTTTTAGAAAATATACCTCAATTTGATAAGTGTAAAAAAGGAGAATGTAAATTCTGTGCTGTAGGAAACTGGGAGCCACTTGGAGAGAAAGCGATGATAGGAAATAATCGCCTTCTTTTAGAAAATTCAAAAATAAAATGTGAAAAAGGTGGAATTTTGAGTTTATATTTGACATTGGAAGAAATGATGGCTTCTGAAAGTTTACTTTCACTATTTAATTCAGATTTTCCAATAGGGCAAGGAATGGAGTTGGCATTATTAACTTCATTAGGAATAGGTGGTTTAGGTGTTTTACCTAGAAATTTATTTTTTAATTTTGGTATGCCAGGATTTGTAGTTTATGGTGGCAAAAATAAAAGAAATTCTCAAGAATTGTATAGAGAAGCGATAGAAGAAGGACTAAAGAATGGAAAAATAAAGAAAGTTGAAAAAAATGGAAATATATACTATGAAACTACAGAAGTGATAAATTATAAAAATTATGGAAGTATTTGGAGCGGAAATTTTGTGTTGACTGAAATTGACGGAGAATTAATTGTTTATAGTAAGAAGAGATAA
- a CDS encoding exopolysaccharide biosynthesis polyprenyl glycosylphosphotransferase has protein sequence MAVRGMKKNYSYLFGILTIVMYLMGLLLINRGLGFTNVVVIACSMVIYYVANVYNMAGRYKLRDIAIIIAINCILVMVTKFLKVFLLNEAIILFGLITMFQIIYRYIVMIGLAEKKKIVFVGENGYTNDLLESIKKDSQYKLSDFLKGEKDLKVLTKKILELCENKKVDIIVDFTSNLLYDTKLVDKLLQYKLNGMQYYNYLEFYEMYENKLPVSNLSPKWFLENTGFEIYYNSFNLKAKRILDIIFALLIGVCVIPIMIIAAIIIKLESKGPVFFIQERIGEGNKPFKIVKFRSMTTDAEKDGPKWATKNDNRVTKFGKFMRLTRIDELPQLWNVLRGEMSFVGPRPEREFFIKQLEKEIMYYNLRHTVKPGLTGWAQVMYPYGASVEDAYRKLQYDLYYIKNHDIIFDMKILLKTVTIVIFGKGR, from the coding sequence ATGGCGGTACGTGGAATGAAAAAAAATTATTCTTATTTATTTGGGATATTGACGATTGTGATGTATTTAATGGGATTGCTGCTTATAAATCGTGGACTTGGGTTTACGAATGTAGTTGTAATTGCTTGTTCTATGGTAATTTATTATGTGGCAAATGTTTATAATATGGCAGGAAGATATAAGTTAAGGGATATTGCGATTATAATTGCAATTAATTGTATTCTTGTGATGGTTACAAAATTTTTAAAAGTATTTCTTTTGAATGAAGCGATAATTTTGTTTGGGCTAATTACAATGTTTCAAATTATATATCGCTATATTGTAATGATTGGACTGGCTGAAAAGAAAAAAATCGTATTTGTTGGAGAAAATGGATATACAAATGATTTGCTTGAGAGCATAAAAAAAGACAGCCAGTATAAATTATCGGACTTTTTGAAGGGGGAAAAAGATTTAAAAGTTTTAACAAAAAAAATATTAGAACTTTGTGAAAATAAAAAAGTTGATATAATTGTGGATTTTACAAGCAATCTTTTATACGATACAAAACTCGTTGATAAGCTGCTGCAATACAAACTTAACGGGATGCAATACTATAATTACCTGGAATTTTATGAAATGTATGAAAATAAATTGCCTGTTTCAAATTTAAGTCCAAAATGGTTTTTGGAAAATACAGGTTTTGAAATTTATTATAACAGTTTCAATTTAAAGGCAAAAAGGATTCTTGATATAATTTTTGCACTTTTAATCGGAGTTTGCGTAATTCCAATCATGATTATCGCTGCGATTATAATAAAACTTGAGTCAAAAGGGCCGGTATTTTTTATTCAGGAAAGAATTGGTGAAGGGAATAAGCCGTTTAAAATAGTGAAGTTTCGTTCGATGACAACTGATGCAGAAAAGGACGGACCAAAATGGGCTACAAAAAATGACAATCGTGTTACAAAATTTGGTAAATTTATGCGGCTTACAAGAATTGATGAATTACCGCAACTGTGGAATGTGCTACGTGGAGAAATGAGCTTTGTGGGACCACGTCCAGAAAGGGAATTTTTTATAAAGCAGCTGGAAAAGGAAATTATGTACTATAATTTAAGACATACTGTAAAGCCAGGACTTACTGGATGGGCGCAAGTAATGTATCCGTATGGGGCAAGCGTTGAGGATGCCTACAGAAAGCTGCAGTATGATTTGTATTATATAAAAAATCATGACATTATTTTTGATATGAAAATATTACTAAAAACTGTTACGATTGTTATTTTTGGAAAAGGAAGATAA
- a CDS encoding acyltransferase, with translation MIKNKDRFFNFDILKCIAIIMVIFIHIVASELYSYGEISGNRWMTANIIDSFSRMCVPIFVMVSGFFLLRKDEDVKVFFKKRFVKIIPKFFIYSAVFFIFVIIFKDVKDDELFSVFFRKSTYKTIILIFSKKESYHNFFSDFFQGKIYYHLWYIYMILLLYLITPFLRKVVAKVDRKSINYLVYIWIAFIIIIPFLNAVFRKNIKIYSPVGQYIGYFLIGYLLFEKPLNMKKWQKYIIFFIMVFSIIFLTYIFTKSNNKFFDYFYDYHSIGVFGATVLFYDFFVNIFDGEKVFPKVKSIVKSISAKTYDIYLIHPIFLFFCERILKSRMNYFLYIVTAFVIVFALSFFASEALKELSNFMTGINRQFYKKV, from the coding sequence ATGATAAAAAATAAGGACAGATTTTTTAATTTTGATATTTTAAAATGTATTGCGATTATTATGGTTATTTTCATACATATTGTTGCAAGTGAGCTGTATAGTTATGGTGAAATATCTGGAAATAGGTGGATGACGGCAAATATTATAGATTCTTTTAGTAGAATGTGCGTGCCGATATTTGTTATGGTTAGTGGATTTTTTTTATTGAGAAAAGATGAGGATGTGAAAGTATTCTTTAAAAAGAGATTTGTAAAAATTATTCCAAAGTTTTTTATATATTCTGCTGTTTTTTTTATATTTGTAATAATTTTTAAAGATGTAAAAGATGATGAATTGTTTTCGGTTTTTTTTAGAAAATCAACTTATAAAACGATAATTTTAATTTTTTCCAAAAAGGAAAGTTATCATAATTTTTTTTCAGACTTTTTTCAAGGGAAAATTTACTATCATTTATGGTATATTTATATGATATTGCTGCTTTATTTAATAACTCCGTTTTTGAGAAAAGTTGTGGCAAAAGTCGATAGAAAGAGCATAAATTATTTAGTTTATATTTGGATTGCTTTTATAATTATTATTCCGTTTTTAAATGCAGTTTTTAGGAAAAATATAAAAATATATTCTCCAGTTGGGCAATATATCGGATATTTTTTAATCGGTTACTTACTTTTTGAAAAACCTTTAAATATGAAAAAGTGGCAAAAGTACATAATTTTTTTTATAATGGTATTTTCAATTATCTTTTTAACATACATATTTACAAAATCAAATAATAAATTTTTTGATTATTTTTATGATTATCATTCGATTGGTGTTTTTGGAGCGACAGTTTTATTTTATGATTTTTTTGTAAATATTTTTGATGGAGAAAAAGTTTTTCCAAAAGTAAAAAGTATTGTAAAATCTATATCAGCGAAAACTTATGATATTTATTTAATTCATCCAATTTTTTTATTTTTTTGTGAAAGAATATTAAAATCCAGAATGAATTATTTTTTATATATAGTTACTGCATTTGTAATAGTATTCGCATTGTCTTTTTTTGCAAGCGAAGCATTAAAAGAACTGTCTAACTTTATGACAGGGATAAATAGGCAATTTTACAAAAAGGTTTAA
- a CDS encoding class I SAM-dependent methyltransferase, whose amino-acid sequence MKIKLNNISETMLITLYMRATDAKSEKPILNDKKSEEIISQIDYDFSKFKSAWASYYGVLSRAKVMDNEVKKFMTKYPDCVIVSIGCGLDTRFLRIDNGKIRWYNLDLPEVIEKRKLFFEPNERVTDIAKSAFDSAWTKDIKLEGKKLLIISEGVLMYFEEQQIKQFLEILTDNFDSFEAQFDLLYKGTVKMSKKHDTLKNMEAKFSWGVKDGSEVVKLNPKLKQTGLINFTDEMKHHLPGWKKLFIPLFYIFNNRLGIYTFEK is encoded by the coding sequence ATGAAAATAAAACTTAATAATATTTCAGAAACTATGCTTATTACTCTGTATATGCGGGCAACTGATGCTAAAAGCGAAAAACCAATTTTGAATGATAAAAAATCTGAAGAAATAATTTCTCAAATAGATTATGACTTCTCGAAATTTAAAAGTGCATGGGCTTCGTATTATGGAGTTCTTTCACGGGCGAAAGTGATGGATAATGAAGTAAAAAAATTTATGACAAAATATCCAGATTGTGTAATTGTGTCGATTGGATGCGGATTAGATACAAGATTTTTACGAATAGATAATGGAAAAATAAGATGGTACAATCTTGACTTGCCAGAAGTCATTGAAAAACGAAAATTATTTTTTGAACCTAATGAACGAGTTACAGATATTGCAAAATCTGCATTTGATTCAGCATGGACAAAAGATATTAAACTGGAAGGGAAAAAATTGCTTATTATTTCCGAAGGAGTATTAATGTACTTTGAAGAACAGCAAATTAAACAGTTTTTGGAAATACTGACTGATAATTTTGATTCTTTTGAAGCTCAATTTGACTTGCTTTACAAAGGAACAGTTAAAATGAGTAAAAAACACGATACCTTAAAAAATATGGAAGCAAAATTTAGTTGGGGAGTAAAGGATGGAAGTGAAGTTGTAAAATTGAATCCAAAATTAAAACAGACTGGACTTATTAATTTTACTGACGAAATGAAACATCATCTTCCTGGATGGAAAAAATTGTTTATTCCACTCTTTTACATCTTTAATAACAGACTGGGAATTTATACTTTTGAAAAATAA
- a CDS encoding alanine/glycine:cation symporter family protein, translating to MLEIIKDFNGFFWGVILIILLVGTGIFYTFRLKFIQIREFKTGLKQLTGGFDLSGEKADSNGMSSFQALATAIAAQVGTGNLAGAATAIVSGGPGAIFWMWLSAFFGMATIYSEAVLSQIFKQKKDGEMTGGPAYYIQTLFNGGKAAKFLAGFFAVSCILALGFMGNAVQANSVGDAFHNAFHIPTVVTGLFLAVLSGFIFFGGVKRIASVTEKIVPIMAILYVVTCVTIILLNVGNAGMAFKAIFVNAFSTKAVLGGFAGAGMRKAIRFGVARGLFSNEAGMGSTPHAHAIAKVKNPEDQGHVAIVTVFIDTFVILTLSALVILIADGRASGTGISLTQQAFQAVLGHFGVIFVAIALFFFAFSTIIGWYFFGEANVKYLFGKKALNIYRALVMACIVAGSLQKVDLVWELADMFNGLMVIPNLIALIGLHKLVVEVTKKDPLLKD from the coding sequence ATGTTGGAAATTATTAAGGATTTTAATGGATTTTTTTGGGGAGTTATTTTAATTATATTGTTGGTTGGAACGGGGATATTTTATACTTTTAGATTGAAGTTTATTCAAATTAGGGAATTTAAAACTGGACTGAAACAGCTGACAGGTGGATTTGACCTTAGTGGAGAAAAGGCAGATAGTAACGGAATGTCATCATTTCAGGCATTAGCAACAGCGATTGCCGCACAGGTTGGAACAGGAAATCTTGCAGGAGCTGCAACAGCGATTGTATCTGGAGGACCTGGAGCAATATTCTGGATGTGGCTAAGTGCATTTTTTGGAATGGCTACTATTTATTCAGAAGCAGTATTAAGCCAAATTTTTAAACAGAAAAAAGATGGGGAAATGACAGGAGGCCCTGCCTATTATATTCAAACTTTATTTAACGGTGGAAAAGCAGCTAAATTTTTAGCAGGATTTTTTGCAGTTTCATGTATTTTAGCTTTAGGATTTATGGGAAATGCAGTTCAGGCAAACTCAGTAGGAGACGCTTTTCATAATGCTTTTCATATTCCGACAGTTGTGACAGGATTATTTTTAGCAGTTTTATCTGGGTTCATATTTTTTGGCGGAGTAAAAAGAATTGCTTCAGTTACTGAAAAAATTGTGCCAATTATGGCAATTTTATATGTTGTAACATGTGTTACTATTATTTTGCTAAACGTTGGAAATGCAGGTATGGCATTTAAGGCAATTTTTGTTAATGCTTTTTCTACAAAAGCAGTTTTAGGTGGATTTGCAGGAGCTGGAATGAGAAAGGCAATAAGATTTGGGGTAGCAAGAGGATTATTCTCAAATGAAGCTGGAATGGGGTCAACACCGCATGCACATGCAATTGCGAAAGTAAAAAATCCTGAAGATCAAGGGCACGTTGCAATTGTTACAGTTTTCATTGATACATTTGTAATTTTAACATTATCAGCATTAGTAATATTAATCGCAGACGGAAGAGCGAGCGGAACTGGAATTTCATTGACACAGCAAGCATTTCAAGCAGTATTGGGGCACTTTGGAGTAATATTTGTTGCAATTGCATTATTCTTTTTTGCATTTTCCACAATAATTGGATGGTATTTCTTTGGGGAAGCAAATGTGAAATATCTGTTTGGTAAAAAAGCGCTTAATATTTACAGAGCTTTAGTAATGGCTTGTATAGTGGCAGGTTCACTTCAAAAGGTTGATTTAGTATGGGAACTTGCAGATATGTTTAACGGGCTTATGGTAATTCCAAATTTGATAGCATTGATTGGGCTACATAAATTGGTAGTTGAAGTTACGAAGAAGGATCCATTGTTAAAAGATTAG
- a CDS encoding Fic family protein, protein MKNYILETLLEEKNNNLKGMLYHNLQIKFAYNSNHIEGSTLTEDQTRHIFETNSFFAENETVKVKDVIETLNHFKCFDFIIEHANEKLSEKYIKKLHFLLKSNTSDSQIEWFKVGEYKQKPNTVGGNRTANPKQVEAKMKKLLENYNSQTEITVEKIIDFHYKFEKIHPFQDGNGRVGRLIMFKECLKNDIVPFILEDKYKMFYYRGLKNYESEKGWLYDTCLMAQDEMKKILDYFEVKY, encoded by the coding sequence ATGAAAAATTATATACTGGAAACTTTGCTTGAAGAAAAAAATAATAATTTAAAAGGAATGTTGTATCATAATCTTCAAATTAAATTTGCTTATAATAGTAATCATATTGAAGGAAGTACATTGACAGAAGATCAGACAAGACATATTTTTGAAACAAATAGTTTTTTTGCGGAAAATGAAACAGTGAAAGTTAAAGATGTGATTGAAACTTTAAATCATTTTAAATGTTTTGACTTTATTATTGAACATGCAAATGAAAAACTTTCTGAAAAATATATAAAAAAACTTCATTTTCTGCTTAAAAGTAATACGAGTGATTCACAAATTGAATGGTTTAAGGTTGGCGAGTATAAGCAAAAGCCAAACACGGTTGGTGGAAATAGGACTGCGAATCCAAAACAAGTTGAGGCAAAGATGAAAAAACTTTTGGAAAATTATAATAGCCAAACTGAAATAACTGTTGAAAAAATTATAGATTTCCACTATAAATTTGAAAAAATTCATCCATTTCAAGATGGAAATGGAAGAGTTGGAAGGCTTATAATGTTTAAGGAATGTCTAAAAAATGATATTGTGCCTTTTATATTGGAAGATAAGTATAAAATGTTTTATTATCGTGGGTTAAAAAATTATGAGAGTGAAAAGGGATGGCTTTATGATACTTGTCTTATGGCACAAGATGAAATGAAAAAAATACTTGATTATTTTGAAGTGAAATATTAA
- a CDS encoding glycosyltransferase family 2 protein, whose protein sequence is MEKEKVSIIVPMYNAEKFIGKTIESVLSQTYENWEMLIMNDVSTDNSLAVVSEFVKKDKRIKIVSTEKNVGVVKGRNFLIELASGKYIAFLDSDDYWHSEKLEKQIKFMKEKNASISCTEYTRVRENGEKINEVIIKPEISYTDMLKNNYLGCLTVMYDVEKIGKRYFKELEKNEDYVLWLEIVKDVKTIYGLKENLAYYRVLDNSRSSNKVKTAKVRWEIYRKIEKLPLLKSIYYFMHYAVRAVLKSK, encoded by the coding sequence ATGGAAAAAGAAAAAGTTTCAATAATTGTGCCAATGTATAATGCAGAAAAATTTATTGGAAAAACAATAGAATCGGTACTTTCACAGACTTATGAAAATTGGGAAATGCTTATTATGAACGATGTTTCAACAGATAACAGTCTTGCAGTTGTAAGTGAATTTGTGAAAAAGGATAAAAGAATAAAAATTGTAAGTACTGAAAAAAATGTGGGAGTAGTAAAGGGAAGAAATTTTCTGATTGAATTGGCTAGCGGAAAATATATTGCATTTTTAGATTCTGATGATTATTGGCATAGTGAAAAGTTGGAAAAGCAGATAAAATTTATGAAGGAAAAAAATGCAAGCATCAGTTGTACGGAATATACGAGGGTTAGGGAAAATGGTGAAAAAATAAATGAAGTTATTATAAAACCTGAAATTTCCTATACGGATATGTTAAAGAATAACTATTTGGGATGCCTGACAGTTATGTATGATGTGGAAAAAATTGGGAAGCGGTATTTTAAAGAACTTGAAAAAAATGAAGATTATGTACTTTGGCTGGAAATTGTGAAGGATGTGAAAACAATTTATGGATTAAAGGAAAATTTGGCATATTATCGAGTGCTTGATAATTCACGTTCAAGCAATAAAGTTAAAACAGCGAAAGTGCGTTGGGAAATTTACCGAAAAATTGAAAAATTACCGCTTTTAAAATCAATCTATTATTTTATGCACTATGCAGTTAGAGCGGTATTGAAAAGTAAATAA